From one Pseudomonadales bacterium genomic stretch:
- a CDS encoding PilT/PilU family type 4a pilus ATPase — MDFDKLLNLMVEKKASDLFVTVGVPPSIKVNGQILPVGKTALEHSQARAIVESVMDEDQKNDFRRTKELNFAISRKGVGRFRVSAFYQRNEVGMVLRRIETIIPTVEDLLLPPILNELVMTKRGIIIFVGATGTGKSTSLAAMIGHRNRNSKGHIISIEDPIEFVHRHEGCIVTQREVGVDTESFDVALRNTLRQAPDVILIGEIRTPETMEHAITFAETGHLVLATLHANNANQALDRIQHFFPSERQGQLWMDLSLNLKAMIAQQLVPVADGTGRRAAIEILVNTPLVQDMIRKGEVHKLKELMTRSTEHGMQTFDQALFKLYDEGLITYEDAILHADSKNDLRLLIKLKSETDSSYLAHAADELSVEEDRGDAISRF, encoded by the coding sequence ATGGATTTCGACAAATTACTTAATTTGATGGTAGAGAAAAAAGCCTCTGACCTTTTTGTGACGGTTGGCGTGCCTCCCAGCATCAAGGTGAATGGGCAGATTCTGCCGGTAGGTAAAACAGCTCTTGAGCACTCACAGGCCCGCGCAATTGTTGAAAGCGTGATGGATGAAGATCAAAAGAATGATTTTCGTCGCACAAAAGAGCTTAACTTTGCTATCAGTCGAAAAGGGGTAGGCCGGTTTCGGGTGAGTGCGTTCTATCAGCGCAACGAGGTTGGCATGGTCTTGCGCCGTATCGAGACGATCATCCCAACGGTTGAGGATTTACTGTTGCCGCCGATTCTGAACGAGCTGGTGATGACCAAACGCGGCATCATTATCTTTGTCGGTGCGACCGGGACGGGTAAATCGACATCGCTGGCTGCGATGATTGGTCACCGCAACCGGAATAGCAAAGGGCATATTATCTCCATTGAAGACCCGATTGAGTTCGTGCATCGTCACGAGGGGTGTATTGTCACTCAACGGGAAGTGGGGGTGGATACCGAATCATTTGACGTGGCTCTGCGCAATACTCTCCGGCAGGCCCCGGATGTCATTCTGATTGGCGAGATCAGGACGCCGGAAACCATGGAGCATGCCATTACGTTTGCTGAAACGGGGCATCTGGTGCTGGCAACACTGCATGCCAATAATGCCAACCAGGCGCTTGATCGCATTCAGCACTTTTTCCCGTCAGAAAGACAAGGCCAGTTATGGATGGATTTGTCGTTAAACCTGAAAGCAATGATTGCACAGCAACTGGTGCCGGTTGCAGATGGCACTGGTCGCCGTGCGGCGATTGAGATTTTGGTAAACACTCCGCTGGTTCAGGATATGATTCGCAAGGGTGAAGTACACAAGTTGAAAGAGTTGATGACCCGGTCAACCGAGCACGGCATGCAAACATTCGACCAGGCGCTCTTCAAACTTTACGATGAAGGGCTGATTACATACGAAGACGCTATTTTGCATGCGGACTCGAAAAACGACTTACGTTTGTTGATCAAACTGAAATCCGAAACGGATTCCAGCTATCTCGCGCATGCTGCAGACGAGCTGTCCGTCGAAGAGGACAGGGGTGATGCGATAAGTCGTTTCTAG